A genomic segment from Pistricoccus aurantiacus encodes:
- a CDS encoding STAS domain-containing protein: MTQLFEGEGARLEAREDRLLASGDVDFSVAPPLAAAGHQWLEQRPAQSTVSIDMSGVDQVSSAALSVVLEWLRDAHRSGVKVQEVALSKPLKRLTELAGLDALLPGSEAASDQEKASDKTQASDPAP; encoded by the coding sequence TCTGGAGGCCCGGGAGGATCGTCTGCTGGCGTCCGGGGATGTGGATTTCTCGGTGGCGCCGCCGCTGGCCGCTGCCGGGCATCAATGGCTGGAGCAGCGGCCAGCGCAAAGTACCGTCAGTATCGATATGAGCGGTGTGGACCAGGTCAGCAGCGCGGCCCTGAGCGTGGTGCTCGAATGGCTTCGCGACGCGCATCGTTCCGGGGTCAAGGTGCAGGAGGTTGCACTTTCCAAGCCGCTCAAGCGGCTGACAGAGTTGGCGGGACTCGATGCCCTGTTGCCAGGCAGTGAGGCAGCGTCTGACCAGGAAAAAGCGTCAGATAAAACACAGGCGAGCGATCCGGCGCCATAG